AACTCCAACAGGTTTACAACTACATTTTGTCTTTTAAACTTATTCGGAATTTGAAATTCCAAAAATGATGCAAACGACTTGATGTCGTTCTTTTCATCTGCTAAGACCACAAAATTATCCTGATTTTCAATCTTCATCGTGCTGTATCTTTGAAGCTAATAAATAGAGAACCGCCATCCGTATGGCAACTCCGTTTTGAACCTGATCCAAAATAATGGCCTGTTTGCTATCGGCGACATCGCTGGTAATTTCTACTCCGCGGTTAATAGGTCCCGGGTGCATCACAACAATTTCCTTTTTTAGTGAGTCCAATAGCGCTTTATTTATTCCAAATTGTTGGGTGTATTCTCTGGTCGTTGGAAAATAACTTATCTCCATTCGCTCATTTTGTACTCGGAGCATATTGGCCACATCGCACCATTCCAAAGCTTTCACTAAGTTGTTTTCGATCTCAACTCCCAATTTTTCTATATATTTAGGTATAAGCGTTTTAGGACCACATACCTTTACTTTTGCTCCAAGCTTTTGCAAGGCGAAAATATTCGATAAAGCCACTCTTGAATGCAGTATATCTCCTACAATCACTACTTTTTTACCTGCTACATCACCTAGTTTCTCACGAATGGAGTAGCAATCCAATAGCGCCTGAGTGGGATGTTCGTGGGCGCCGTCTCCTGCGTTCACAATACTGGCTTTTACATGTTTGGAGAGAAATACTCCCGCGCCCGGATTGGGGTGGCGCATTACTACCATATCGACTTTCATAGACAGGATATTATTAACCGTGTCTATGAGAGTTTCCCCTTTTTTTACTGAAGATGATGCCGCTGAGAAATTTATCACATCTGCCGAAAGGCGTTTTTCTGCTAATTCGAATGACAAACGTGTTCGGGTACTGTTTTCGAAGAAAAGGTTTGCGATGGTAATATCCCGAAGCGAAGGAACTTTTTTAATGGGACGATTGATGACTTCTTTAAAGTGGTCGGCCGTCTCGAAAATAAGTTGAATATCGGCTTCTGTGATGTATTTAATTCCTAATAAGTGGTTGACACTTAGTTCGCTCATTGTTTTTATTCTAAAAACGCTATAGGCTTTATGCGTTTCGCTTTAGGCTGCCTATAGCTTATAGCCCTTAGCTTACTGCGTAATTAGCGCTAGCTATTTACGAGATATACTGCGTCTTCTCCGTCATTTTCCTTCCAGCACACCTTTACTTTTTCATTATTGATTGCGTCTACCTGTCTACCGCGATAATCGGGTTGAATGGGCAGATGTCTGCTAAATCGTCTGTCAATTAGTGTGAGTAATTCTATCTCCAAGGGTCTTCCAAACGACTGTATGGCGGTTAATGCCGACCGAATACTACGTCCGGTAAACAGCACATCATCTACAAACACTACTTTTTTATCTTCAACAATAAAATTAATATTGGTTCTGTTTGCCTCCAAAGGTTTGTCGCCTCTGCGGAAGTCGTCCCGATAAAAGGTAATGTCTAAATACCCCAAAGGTATGTTCTTAATTTTATATTCGGTTTCCAGGAGTGTTTTAAGGCGTTCGGCCAAAAAGACTCCTCTCGGCTGAATGCCAATGAGTACCGTATTGTTAAAGTTATCGTGATTTTCTATTAACTGGCAAGCCAAACGGTGAAGCGCTATGTGTACTTCCTTTGCGTTTAATAACACTTTTTGGCTCATAGAGTAGTTCTGAATGATATTCAGAGGACAAATTTAAGGGTTTTATTTGAATTCTGTCGCTTCGAGTGGTTTTTATCACCTGGAGGTGAGAAAAATTGTATCGAGAAGGAACCACCCCGCCCGCCTCCGGCGGACATCCCTCCTTGAAAAGGAGGGGAATCAATGCTCAACTTAATTAGGAGAGATTGTAGAAAAAGTGCGTCAAAGATTAAAAAGGAGCAGGAACTTCACCTCCCCTAATCTAGGGGAGGTGTCCGCCAAAGGCGGACGGAGGGGTTCGCATTAGGGGATTGAGCCAAGTACCGCGTACAGGCGAAAGCCCGCCAAAAATGTTATCTCGACTGCGCTCGATATAACATTTGTGGAATGCCCTAAAACAAAAAGCCTTTCATTGCTGAAAGGCTCTTTAAATATAGGATTAGATCCCTGTTTTTAGTAGGACTTGTTTATTTTTTCTTTCCGTCCATTTTGTCCTTCAATTCCTGAAGTTTTGAATTTGCATCACCCAAAGTTGGTTTAGCCTCTTCAGCTTGCGCGGCTTGCTTCTTAGCAGCTTGCTTTACAATCTTAGCCTCTTCCTCTTTGTGAATTGCCATGTGAGATGCTACCACTTTCTTGAATTCTTTGTTAAATTCAATAATTTGGAATTCTGCTTCTTCACCTTTCTTCAAGTTGTTACCGTCTTCTTTTTCTAAGTGACGTGTAGGAACAAATGCAGAAATATCTTCGTTGAAGTTGATTACTGCTCCTTTGTCTACCATCTCATCGATAGCTGCGGTGTGCTTAGTGCCTACTGCAAACTCATCTTCGTACTTATCCCAAGGGTTTTCGGTGGTTTGCTTGTGACCTAAGCTTAACTTACGTCCTTCAACATCCAACTCTAACACAACCACTTCTAACGTATCACTAATATTGGTGAATTCGCTAGGATGCTTGATTTTCTTGGTCCAGGAAAGGTCGCTTATGTATATAAGTCCGTCGATTCCTTCTTCCAATTCTACAAACACTCCAAAGTTGGTAAAGTTGCGTACAATCCCTTTGTGAGTAGATCCTACCGGATATTTCTTAGTGATATCGGTCCATGGATCGGGAGTTAATTGCTTAATACCCAATGACATTTTGCGTTCTTCACGGTCTAAAGTAAGTACCTGAGCCTCTATCTTATCACCTACGTTTACAAAATCCTGAGCACTACGCAAGTGTGTAGACCAAGACATTTCGCTTACGTGGATCAAGCCTTCAACACCTTCGGCAACTTCGATAAATGCACCGTAATCTGCGATTACAACTACTTTACCTAGTACTTTATCCCCTACTTTCAATTCGTCTCCAAGCGCATCCCATGGATGAGCGTTCAATTGTTTCAATCCTAATTGGATACGTGTCTTGTCTTCATCGAAGTCAAGGATAACCACATTCAATTTCTGGTCTAATTCAACTATTTCGTTCGGATGATTGATACGAGACCAGGAAAGGTCTGTAATATGCACCAATCCGTCAACTCCTCCAAGATCTACAAAGACACCGTATGAGGTGATGTTTTTCACAACACCTTCCAGTACCTGACCTTTTTCAAGTTGTCCGATAATTTCTTTTTTCTGTTCTTCGATATCAGCTTCGATCAACGCTTTATGAGAAACTACAACGTTTTTGAATTCGTGGTTAATTTTAACCACTTTAAATTCCATTGTTTTTCCAACATATATATCGTAATCACGGATAGGCTTCACGTCTATTTGTGATCCCGGTAAGAAAGCTTCAATACCAAACACGTCTACAATCATACCACCTTTGGTACGGCATTTTACAAAACCGTTTACGATAGTACCTTCGTCATGGGCTGCATTTACGCGATCCCACGCCTTAATCGTTCTAGCTTTACGGTGAGAAAGAATCAATTGACCTGTACTGTCTTCACGTACGTCGATTAACACTTCTACCTTGTCCCCAACCTTTAGTCCGGGATTGTAGCGAAACTCGTTAAGAGATACCACACCTTCAGACTTGGCGTTGATGTCAATAATGGCATCGCGATCTGAAATGTAAACTACTTCACCTTCTACTACTTCATCATCTAAAGTATCTACGAAGTTTGCGGCTACTAATTTTTCGAATTCTTCCAGCTTACCATCGTCGATAGGATCGATTCCTTCTTCGTAGTTGTGCCAGTTAAAATCACTTAGGAATTTTTCGGGGTTGCTCTCTTTTAGAGAAACTTCCTCTTGAGGTTTTTCAGTTTTAGCAACTTCTGCCACTGTTTCTTCCACAGTTTCAGTTTCCTCTTTTTTAGCTTTTGCAGGTTTGTCCGCTTTTGCTTTAGCTCCGGTAGTTTTTACCGCTGCTTTTTTGGTTGTTTTTGCAGTTTTCTTTTCTTCTACTGCTGTTTCTTTTGCTTTATCAGCCATGCTGTAATATTTGATTTCTTCGGAAATGATTTCCTCTAAAATCAAGGGTTTGTATTCTGTGTTCGGACTGAAAGTTATAACGACGCTCCCACAGAAGGGTTGTTGTTTGTTTTGTTTTTAGTTCCTTTTACTTCAGTCTTGTCGTTAAAAGGGCTGCAAAAATACTACTTATCTTTTGATTTTCAAAGAGTTTTGTTTACTGACTTTAATTTTTTTTAATCTGAAGCTAACTTCTTCTTTTGAGGTAATAAAAATTTAAAATTGAAAGCAATTTTAGGCTAAATTTGTTATGAAACCATCTTTGAGAAAAGTATCAAATTAAGCTGGTATTTATGAGCTATCTCTTCAGAATTAATGGATCATTCAGTGCTTCGGGACCTGTGTTGTGGATTTTACTCTTCTTTTTTTCCGTCCAAGGCGTTACACAAAATGCTGTGGCACGAGATACAACCACTACTATGTGGCAGGATTTCACGTACGACATGGGAAATGTTTTTCAGGGGATTGGCTTTGCGTATAGCAGACCTGTTTACTGGTCACAAGATGATTTTATTCCAATAGGCGTAACTGCCGGCGGAACCTTGTTGCTCTTTGCGTTTGACGATAACATCAATAACGGATTGGAAAAACACAAGGAGGAAGTTCCAAATATTATACTGGAATACGGCTATTATGCAGGCGCACCTCAAAACAATTACGGTTTGACAGGGGCTGTCTATTTAACCGGTCTTTTTACGCGAAATGAAAAGCTGCGGCGGACGGGTGTGTTGTTGATTTCATCGGCGACAGCAACCGGATTTTTACAACAACTATCGAAGTCACTTGTTGGAAGGGCCCGACCCGGAGCCGGTTTTGGAAAAGATCATTTCCGTCCTTTTGGTGGCAGTCCGGCCTACCGTTCATTTCCCTCGGGACACGCAGTACTCACTTTTACGAATGCACATATTATTGCGAAACAATTTGATAGCCCATGGGTAAAAGCCGGAATTTATACTGTGGGAGTTATTCCGGGTATCACCAGAATATACGATCAGGCTCACTGGGCTAGTGATGTTTTTTTAAGTTGGGCAATGAGTTATTTCGTCGTGGAAGCAATCGACCTGTATTTAGACAGAAAGTATTCAAAAAAATACAACGATTCTAGAAACAATTCCACCGGTTCATTAGATTTCTCATTTAACGGAAATATGCTGGGTGTGATTTATACTTTCCAGTGATTTTGCAAGATTTCATATAAGCCAATAAAATATATTATATTTCGAATAGCAATTCAAATTCAATATCATGACCACCAACCGATTAGAAGCCTTTAGCGATGGCGTACTCGCCATCATCATTACTATCATGGTATTAGAATTGAAAGCGCCGCACGATGTCACGCTTGAAGCGCTTGTACCGGAACTCCCCGTGTTTGCGAGTTATCTCTTTAGTTTTATCTACCTGGGTATTTATTGGAACAATCATCATCACCTCTTTCAAGTGACCGAAAAGGTGAACGGTAAAATACTGTGGGCGAATTTGCATTTGTTGTTCTGGCTATCACTTATTCCGTTTACTACCTCCTGGTTTGGAGAACACCCATTGGAAAATGTGCCTGTATTTTTATATGGCTTCAACCTGCTAATGAGTGCAATTGCATATTATATACTGCAGACGGCTATTTTAAAACACCACGGTAAGGATTTCATTTTAAAGAAAGCGGTTGGAAAAGATTTTAAAGGAAAAATTT
This genomic stretch from Ulvibacter sp. MAR_2010_11 harbors:
- a CDS encoding TMEM175 family protein, whose product is MTTNRLEAFSDGVLAIIITIMVLELKAPHDVTLEALVPELPVFASYLFSFIYLGIYWNNHHHLFQVTEKVNGKILWANLHLLFWLSLIPFTTSWFGEHPLENVPVFLYGFNLLMSAIAYYILQTAILKHHGKDFILKKAVGKDFKGKISMLLYIIGIGVSFFSTWIAIGCYIAVAVIWLIPDKRIEENID
- a CDS encoding aspartate carbamoyltransferase catalytic subunit; amino-acid sequence: MSELSVNHLLGIKYITEADIQLIFETADHFKEVINRPIKKVPSLRDITIANLFFENSTRTRLSFELAEKRLSADVINFSAASSSVKKGETLIDTVNNILSMKVDMVVMRHPNPGAGVFLSKHVKASIVNAGDGAHEHPTQALLDCYSIREKLGDVAGKKVVIVGDILHSRVALSNIFALQKLGAKVKVCGPKTLIPKYIEKLGVEIENNLVKALEWCDVANMLRVQNERMEISYFPTTREYTQQFGINKALLDSLKKEIVVMHPGPINRGVEITSDVADSKQAIILDQVQNGVAIRMAVLYLLASKIQHDED
- the pyrR gene encoding bifunctional pyr operon transcriptional regulator/uracil phosphoribosyltransferase PyrR; protein product: MSQKVLLNAKEVHIALHRLACQLIENHDNFNNTVLIGIQPRGVFLAERLKTLLETEYKIKNIPLGYLDITFYRDDFRRGDKPLEANRTNINFIVEDKKVVFVDDVLFTGRSIRSALTAIQSFGRPLEIELLTLIDRRFSRHLPIQPDYRGRQVDAINNEKVKVCWKENDGEDAVYLVNS
- the rpsA gene encoding 30S ribosomal protein S1, giving the protein MADKAKETAVEEKKTAKTTKKAAVKTTGAKAKADKPAKAKKEETETVEETVAEVAKTEKPQEEVSLKESNPEKFLSDFNWHNYEEGIDPIDDGKLEEFEKLVAANFVDTLDDEVVEGEVVYISDRDAIIDINAKSEGVVSLNEFRYNPGLKVGDKVEVLIDVREDSTGQLILSHRKARTIKAWDRVNAAHDEGTIVNGFVKCRTKGGMIVDVFGIEAFLPGSQIDVKPIRDYDIYVGKTMEFKVVKINHEFKNVVVSHKALIEADIEEQKKEIIGQLEKGQVLEGVVKNITSYGVFVDLGGVDGLVHITDLSWSRINHPNEIVELDQKLNVVILDFDEDKTRIQLGLKQLNAHPWDALGDELKVGDKVLGKVVVIADYGAFIEVAEGVEGLIHVSEMSWSTHLRSAQDFVNVGDKIEAQVLTLDREERKMSLGIKQLTPDPWTDITKKYPVGSTHKGIVRNFTNFGVFVELEEGIDGLIYISDLSWTKKIKHPSEFTNISDTLEVVVLELDVEGRKLSLGHKQTTENPWDKYEDEFAVGTKHTAAIDEMVDKGAVINFNEDISAFVPTRHLEKEDGNNLKKGEEAEFQIIEFNKEFKKVVASHMAIHKEEEAKIVKQAAKKQAAQAEEAKPTLGDANSKLQELKDKMDGKKK
- a CDS encoding phosphatase PAP2 family protein; this translates as MSYLFRINGSFSASGPVLWILLFFFSVQGVTQNAVARDTTTTMWQDFTYDMGNVFQGIGFAYSRPVYWSQDDFIPIGVTAGGTLLLFAFDDNINNGLEKHKEEVPNIILEYGYYAGAPQNNYGLTGAVYLTGLFTRNEKLRRTGVLLISSATATGFLQQLSKSLVGRARPGAGFGKDHFRPFGGSPAYRSFPSGHAVLTFTNAHIIAKQFDSPWVKAGIYTVGVIPGITRIYDQAHWASDVFLSWAMSYFVVEAIDLYLDRKYSKKYNDSRNNSTGSLDFSFNGNMLGVIYTFQ